The following DNA comes from Dermacentor albipictus isolate Rhodes 1998 colony unplaced genomic scaffold, USDA_Dalb.pri_finalv2 scaffold_72, whole genome shotgun sequence.
GCTTCGACAAATGAAGGGCTGCATGGACCTAATGATTATTATTTTGGCTAGTTTAAAATTTTAAGAAACCCGTATCTTTCATGAGAACTCGAATGTGGAAATACTATTGCACTCTTACTGAACAAGCTGAAGGTAATTGTAAAGGGACGTGGGAGATCGTAAACGAATTGTTGTGGAATCTACCACCACAACGCCATCGATGGGTGTACTGTGGATGACTTAATAATTATTTCGCTGAAATTGGGTCAGTATTAGCAGCGCAGTCCCCTTCTTATAGAAAGAAATACATTTAAcactctttaccgaatacgttaACTTTCTGTTGACAAAATTAGAGGAAATTCAATATACTTTTGTAAATGTGAGCACCAGTAAGGCGAGGGGCTTAGATGGGGTTACCAGCGCGTTTAGTGAAATATAATATTGATATCCTGGGCCCCGTCTTATATCCCGTATTTTACCGTTAGTTGCGTACGTCAATGTATCCCTCTTGTTTAATACAGCCAAAGTCGAACCTGTATATAAAGACTGCAGTCACTCTGATCCTTCAAGTTACGCACCTATATCTGATTTGAGTATTATCCTTATTACGTTTGAAAACGTTATTGCAAACTGAAACTAGTGACCGCGCGGAACGGTACGAACTCTACAAATACGATACACGGACAAGAGCTGTGAAAAGCTTAAGCATATCGGCCCGCGCTGCAACAGACCTACTTGCGTCCACCAGTATAAGAAAATCATCGACATaccgaaatctttttttttttttcatgtgccgtTCAAGGACCTCTTCTTGGCATGTGAGGCAGCAGTTGTCCGCGCTTGTACGTGCATCTCTCTTGTGTAGTTCGTGCCATTTCGCGCTGTCAATAGTTTCAGTATGGAATACCAACGTGTCAAACGTACCGACCTTCCGAAAACATTGAAAAACGTGTGCGCATGTTCCTTGAAAAACGCCATGCAACTTGCTCGGAACGCCTTTGGAATGAGCCGCAAGATGGTCGCATCCACTACTTCGACGTGTGTCTTATTTTTCATGGAGCGCACGTGTGCTGGAAGTACAAGCAACGGTCGAAAAAACAAATTCTTAATTATCAATCGGCCCACTCTAAGCTCGTAAAACGAGCtatagcaaaaaactgcatccgctctgcTCTAGAGATGTCATGCGAACATCAAGTTCGTGACAGGGTCGGCGCCCAGCTAAGGCGTCTGGAGAAGGCTGGGTACCACGGAGaaatcgtggcctcggtggtagagagccagattcgCGAGGTAAAGGTTGGTGGGAGGCACAGTCCGAAAAAAGACGCACGCCCGCTAAAGCGCCCTGTCGTAGTGCCCTAATGGCACCAGGTTTCTCACCGCTTCAAGAAGGTTGGGGACAGGTAcggggtgcgtgttgtgttttcagcaccggaaaagctgggacgaatATGTGTCGCCTAGTAAACGAATCCCAGAAGAAGCCAGCCTACAAAATAAAGCACACCAGAGCCCTCTTTGAATGTGACGTCGGTGTTGTGTAtagtattcccctcgcctgtaggaaatgctatattggccaaaccgggtgctgtctgaatgaacgcttgctagagcatcgcaggaatgctacttcactaagtggcgctggtcattaAGCCAACCACATTCGCCGTTGCTCacacaagccagcatgcaaggcgtttttcgaacgaacacgtgTGTTCCGCAAATATAGCTATCGGAAAAACCGGGAAATTTTTGAAGCATTTTGTATCTCCAATGAAAACGAatactgtgtcagtgctccttctgttgtattcgggaaaaaagaacttgattatctcagggcaaacgggtgtgtcgaaCCAGCTAGGTAGCGCgggagatgagcaagattgtactgagtgatgtaaaaaaGAGGAGATGAGAGGGAAAGgttttttcacctttttttcactttttgcttttattcttttcttcttttggttTGACACTTCTGATGActgttgcctagaccaaggaaatatttttgggtggtcctgcgcactagcagcccccccccccctccccctgtgtacataagccgttttccatgaataaaattcagttgaagtccggcgttcctgttgtctttctcttctcgttcGTGTTCacttgtgcgctggaacgatgtttcataatgctaatcacaaccaactagcccagctgtccatagttagctatagactcagactttttatagactagtctataaaaagtgtatggccataagtctataggcGGTCTATAGAATAgtttaaagaaatgtctatagactttctagaCAAATATCTacagactgtctgtagactttctataaaaagtTTTGTAAGGgacgtttcatttgacgctgatagtacgtgTGCGAGTATGGCATCGGTTTCTCATCATTGTGGTTCCGTTGTCATGGGGCACTCATTTTGATATGTCGGCAGTTTTTTGACGATGAACTGCCGCATTTGACCTCCGGCTACTGCGTCTGCGCTGTAATACTGTGTTTATCTGTCAGCGCGTACTGCGTGTTCGGTCGCCGTCGCCCACAGACGTTTCGATTTTGTTGCTGCCCTGCGCGTTAAGCATGTCACCAAAGGCGTTTCTTTGAATACTCAGGAAACGAGGTGGTCGCTGCGGTGTATATGCACTTCTTTACAAGCATCGAGACGATATGCGGTCTGCCATGGAATGCCTGATAGAAGGGCGGGCACAATTACTGGGCAAAACAAAGTTACGCAGTCTTGCGCTGCGGTGCTGACCTTCACAAGATAATTTTACTTCAACTGATAAAAATATATTCAAAAatggggacaaaatgcgaaaacacccatgtacttagacttAAGGGCAAGTTAAAGAACACCAGACAGCCCAATTTTCCCGAgtaccccactacagcgtgcctcattatcagaccATGGTTTTTGCACGCAAAGTTCCGTAATTTATtactgattaactcaagcagtcTAGTTGAATACTTGCACCATCTCGCTTcgaagggaatgccaataaatacTCATCACTCAGATTAAATCCTGTATTTTGTGAAATATTTCAATCTAGTGTTCATTTTATCTTGATACCGAAATAACAAGTGTGTGTTGGTACGAAGGGAACATACATGTGGTACTTTGTTCAAAATCTGGGTGAACGTACTGCTATCAATTCACGCAAAACGAATAGTATATAAATATTATTCGTGAGACTATTGCGGTCGCGCCCGTACCTAGGcacatgcaccccgatcataatcgcggtagaaggagggaAAGGTTTGCCAaactccttaggcaaatacacagtgataAGCGACAGCGGGGTCAGCTTTGTTGATGCCGCCTCTTGTAAGGGACATCGGACGTTTACACCCGTCACTGTGGATGGTCGGAAAAGAATACGCAATGCTTCCTCGGTTCGGACGACAGGCTCGGAAATGCTGAAAAAATGGCTATTGCCATAGCCCTGCACGACAGCTCACGGCATTGGCGGCGAGTTTGCATtcttccgggggggggggggggagaggaggggcCGACTATCTTTCTGAGcgccatatatacatatattgggGTTCGTACATTATCTATAATTAATATATAAATTATTATATGGGTTccctatatataaatatatatatttatatatatatatatatatatatatatatatatatatatatatatatatatatatatatatatatatatatatatcatgcacttgaagaaacttcgtgtgacctcgaggaattgagcgctgaagtgacggcgttGTATGAGTATATACGTACACGACATCATAGTACGCGACAATACAATTTCACAGCGTGAGTCTTCGCGGTAGAGTCATCTTCCTTCGtctaattgtcgcatacttgacTATCACTAGTACGGCTTCGTATTTCCGGAGAAACTGCAGCCTCCccactctctctttctttctttctttctttctttctttctttctttttctgtgagtccgagtataagcgttGCTACGCATGAGTGCTGTTGATTCGGATTTCgggtgaatccggcttggcctcatttcggttactgagcgAATTTTAGAGTGtcccccaactatcatgcaccaagacttaaaaatgAAGCAGTAGGgttactcgaagaaaacagtGCAAATTGTGTCCAGCACAGTGGAGTAGCCACCTGTAATTCTTTCTTACTGAGATTCAATTCCGTAATTGTAgctaattatctaactcgagaagtactgtcctaattttcaaagtgtcaatgactCATTTGCGGGCACcgaaaatgacatctaactgcggtgttttcagccgaCTTACTAAAATTGTGTACATTTTTTTACACTGGAAAATAAACCTCGCGAAATATGGAAAACACCCCATGAGTGCGCTCAcacctgcatcataaagcagcaccctcaaataagctgattgaaagcaactgctctGCCtggtcgcaaacccgaagaggcAGCGCATATCCTTGATAGTGCTACGAaaagagcaccaacagcaggtttcgtggCTTCGCAGTTATTCCTCCTcccatttctacgtcacacttattatccgtctctcaaagCAGACTGATTACATTGATAACAAGAGCCCCTTGATAACGTGGCCGAAGCGCCGCTCAATATCAATGTAATAGGCTtaaaatgtttcaaaatcccggctttgctcgcacctcatccgggtgggagcgcagtcacgtagtATAATCCATATTTCGCGGGATTTATTTATCAGTCAGTAAGAATTAGTGAGCGATTCGTGCGCCGATGAATATACCGCAAATAGATATGACCCTTGgcggtgcctacaaatgcctcattgacagtTTGATCATTAGGACAGTATGCCTCAATATAAATAATTATAACTActtaattaaatctcagtaacgaaaaaattactggaagctactccactgtactgcaaACAATATGCATTAGGTTTATCTTCAAGTAAGGCATTGCTCTTCTTTAAAATCTTGGTGTATGattgttaattgggacaccctgtatgtatttATGACgttgcatgcaagtgacgatgtttccatccctaacaAATGTGTAAACTATTAGAACTGTTTTCtatcatgagtcgttagcattgcttactcgGAAGAGGAGCAATACCGGGAcgcacaacattcacgtgcatttcacatgccATTGATAGAAGACTCTGCCTAAGTGGTCACTGAAATCTATAGTTTATTTCTTTTCATGgtaaaaaaagcacgcaaagcaactTGAAGCCTGGTGAACATACctgcaacatattcattctctagacataggctatccatacctttagaaatagcTTTTACTTGGCCAGCtgcatctctttcaaaaatataataaactttgtcctgtgtgtatatttaaatatattgtgtattgtGTATTGCGTTTAGAGTGGgaatttaaaacaatgttcaagTGAGAAAATgcggatgaggcagccgctgcTAGTGCTTTTAATGCGCGTGTCCTCGTATTGTCAGGATTTggagaaataaagcgaaagtatgaattaaaagccgtgcaggtccacgccaacaatgatgcagtaagctattagcccagTAAAAGTGCAAGTGAAAAGGTAGAGGAAAgccaaaagaaacctcaaatgatgcggATGGAAAACTCTAGAAATGGGACTTTACATATGCGTTTGTTTGGTGAGTGGGGGAAGGGGGCTTCGGCACCTGGGGGGAGGCTCAgccactcctccccccccccccccccccgtgttcGGCGCCTATCGCTCAGTGGATGTTATCTTTAGCGATGCCAACTCTGCAGTTAGAGCATTTGAAAAAGAcaccgtttccaaacaggccctcagattTCTTGAGGGCATGGAAATCACGcatcacttcatttattggtttccctaACATAAAGGTCAGATagagggtgctcctcccaacctcaacgagtcggctcacggggctgcgcgcgcacttgcccaccgcgctactcCCGACCAATCGGAAGACGActcccagagaacagggacacgccctccacctacatcGAGATTATTAAACACTACTATCCCAGCCGTAGAGCCTAATGTTCCTCATCCgcggctcaatagagctcaagcactaACGCTcggtctactacaaacgaatacgtatcccAATCCATCGCTCTTACATacaatctatccggatacttacacccaTTGTACTAGCAGTGACTGCCGAGAACTAGACacgttagaacacatgctttggcggtgtacgcggtcacgctctatcatcgataacagctcggccagatgggaggcagttctccgcagccctcttctggctgaccaactctcaGCTGTCCAgtaggcccacgatgcggccgggagggtcggccttccggttcccacgtgggagcggcccgcttcggcATTACTCACGATCTGCAGGTCCTCAATAAGGtttgccataccataccatataaATACAACTGGGACAGTAAATAACTGGTGCTAGATTGCGAGGCGATGTTGTGGCGGATATACTGACTTACGCTTGATGTGTACTGTTGTGTACTCTGTGAAAGTAGTAAATGCGATGTGTTGTGAGCTGGCGCCAGTGCACGACTTAGCACAACAAGCCTCGAACGGCGaacgttgatttttttttccacgGAGAAGTCGCGCCCTCGATATGTAGATGGCACGGCCGTGCCTCCACAATCGTCCATCGCAGCACGTGCCGCTACGGGAGTTTCGTTAACATACTACATGTACTTAGCTTTGCCTACAACCCTACACTCAAGGTTTCATTGACCCAGCCAGACAGCAGCTTTGGCTGCGGCCGTGGAGCGAACGTGAGTCACGCGATGCCACTTCATACGTCATAGCGATAGCAGCACTGGTCTCTACAGTGGTGGCGCTCAAGGCCGATATGCTTCCATAGGTGGATGCCAATTCAGTGTATGCCTAGTCTTTCGGGTATCAGATGGAATGTAGTAGCACACGCCACgtcgcacgtataaagcgagagaGACAGAAGGACGGGGAAAGCCAGGCTGGAAAATccagtttgttaccctacacgGAGGAAAGCGAGAGGGGAGGTAGAAAGGTAAGAAattagagaaagaaagagagtgtGAAAGGGAGCATGGGCACACGATCGCAGTCAGTGACTATCACCGCAGGCTACCGCAGAACTGATCATGTGCAGCCCAGCGAACACCAATTCAGGATACAGCCACTTGTGCAGGTCTTAAAAAAATGGTAGGCGGCCGTAATCTCTGACTTAAGTGTCCCTTACTGGCACtggcacctcggcgttggtgttcctTAGTTTAACTTTAgccgaacgcaacgcacgaatcAAACACGGAGGCTACTATTTTTCATTAATTAGCcagttaaatatcatgccacttTCTTGCGTGGGACCCCATTAGTGACgccattacttccgctttctatttctgggtttccaggaatttcgccaaagtttTCAttacgtggcgggtctctaaagtatacggttctgtgctttggtgtgcggtaatcagtgatttctaattttAATTAGACACTTCAGTACCTCAACTTCTAAGTGAACGTATGCTATGATGTCATATCTACAATGAAATCCATGAATTTCGTACTGTAGTATCTTTTCTACGTTCTTCTTAATAATTTTTTATTACCTACCCGGTCGCCTCAGTAGGCGATACGGAAGTTCTGCGCAAGTAATAAGGGTTCAACTGGATGAATTTGCCACTAAAAAATGAAAACCGTTCTAcactgtgaagatggaatggcagcgaaagctgacgataGTCGAAGCTCTTAagcgaaaagcaaagtgctttcgctgcgattccatcttcacagagtggaatggttgtcatttttttgcgTTGTGAAGCTGGCGTCATTGCTTGTTCGTAGGTGCCCGCGCTCGCGATTGTAGTTTTCCTTCAGCACTGCGGGTACGTTCTTGCTCGGTGGTCGTTTTGCCCCAGCGCCGTTTAAATTCTCTTTGCtattccctccggcgctcctcgtacgcatgtcgttcttcgggtgtacgaaatATACGTGTCTGCCATATCAATAACACAGCTGTTTTCAGCACCGATAGCTCTTCTCCTTATATattgcgataaccttgacgtcacgctattgttagaacgacagaaagctgacctagttggtaaggattcattatgcagcTTCGAACGACAAGCTCACGGCtggcgttctaatctgttccgcattttgacgtctgcgccgccgcactgcacccatATGGGTTTGTTGGAAATTGCTATGTCCGTTTCTCCTGCCGAATGTCGAAAAAACTATGGAAGGTTCGCCATACACAGCTTTCCCTGAAAAACTGTAGAAGCTGCCTTCGTCACCCTCAATCAGCTGCGATTTATCATCCCGGGCTCTTCTCCTGCGGTGGCCAGATTCACTGAAGCGTACCTAACTACAAGCGCCAGCGCGTTCGGACCAACGCACAAGAGGTTGCACTAGTTGCGTGCGAATTTATCATCCATCCCGCTTCATTACGCGACGGAAGTTGCTCCTATTGAGGGATGAGCAAATACATTATCCGCCATCCCCCACATTGAACGCAACATACTGAGTAAGGAAGAGTTTCCCCCTGCATGGCGTGCGGCTGCTTCACTAAATAAGCCCCAGGTATTGTGAGCTTTTCCATGTGCCTACGCAGCTGGCCGCGGGAGCCTCCGTCAAATAATACTGCATGTAGACCTACGACCCATGAAGTGTTGCAGGCGGGCGTCATAAGGGCACTGCGTGGACATCTTGGATTTCCAGACAAGGCTGATGACTAGGCCTCTCTTTGTCGGTGGACCAGAACCACGGTTGCGCGCTAAACTTCTCCTCTGtctttcaaacaaacaaataaaaaaaaacagaaaatgttAAGGAAGCACGGACAACACTGAACGATTACGACCGCGAGTGGGCGAAATCAGAAGAGCATAGATAGAACGGCTCTTCACATGTCGTGGCCATTCAGCTGCAGCGTGATAAATTGCCACCATTACAGTTTCACGTGCGAATTTCCAACAAATTTGCTCAAGGATGAACTAGTTTCTGGTCAATTCTCACTCGAcgtgaggaaaaaagaaaatgaaaaatacgAAGAAAAGACTTTGAACGGGTATATTAAAATTCCTAGCATCCATACGCTGACAGTTTGAAATCATAATGAACCCCTAAAATTGATTGTTGTGCCTTCATAAAGATGACTCAAGTCTGTAGGAGCTTGCATAAACGAAAGGGTTGAAACTTCGCTGACAGAAACAGTTACCGCTCGCGCTACAAGGTCCATTGCAAGCGTCATTTCTTTAAGGGATTTAGGCGTTTATGATGCGATGTATGCGTCTTCAGGTGCCGTGTGAGGATTCGCGTACTTTGACGAGCTAATTAAATTTCAATTACGCCTGCAAAAGGTCATCAGTTAAGGTTCAGTTCGACAAAGTGATCACGTCCTTGCTTGAAAGCTGAGTTGCaattcttttttacagcgaagctgtctacctCTATCgtgcaaggaaattttcgtgtcgtaaacAAAAAACTccttatacgtgggccgatcccaaagatagtgcagtgccggccCCACCcttggcggaggtgaagcaggcgttaagcactccccatacgtgggccgatcccgaagatcgtgcaaTACTGGCCCGACATGGGGCGGAGGTGCACTtggccattaaggggcccacatagacCGCTTCGCTGGTCATTTCCAGAGGGAAAGAGCACCGAGTTTTTTTATTACGAGCCTCAGTATTGTACTACAATTCGCAATGTTTGAACTGTATCCCCTCTTTGTCATGCCATTGGAACCACGTAGCTATCCAAAAAGGCAAGGGCGAAATCGCATGTAGATATACGGTGTACATTACGTCCTTGTGGCCGCAACTGTACGCTACTAGCGTATCGAGAAGCTGGATAAACACGAAAGGTCACAAAATGACAGGCGCCGAGCAACAAAACGATAACAGCGATAATGCCCTTTGGGACGGTCACCGTGAGAAAGTGAAACAAAGAACGTGTGATATGGCACACTGACGACGTGGCCACCTTGTACTAACACGGTAAGAATTGCCTCCATATTGTCATGTGAAAATTCTACAAAAGCTTTCTACTTTGGTATGCACTAGCAACATCCTGTAACACCGCGGATACTGCGAAATGTTGCGAGTAAGGTTTAAGGTATCTAAACCGCGAACTGCTGTAAAACATTCTGgagtttcacatgccaaaacagTAATATAGTAAGGCTCGCCAATGGGGGAGTCCATATTCATtatgaccacctgaggttctttaacctgcGCCCACTGCGCGGTACACGGACGTTCTTCCATTTCATCGTAATCAAAATGCGGCCGGCCATACATCGACCGAGATTCGATCCTGTGCCCTCTGGCCTAGTAGCGCAACGTCAAAGAAACTACCCCACCATGGCAAGCGCTAATGCTGTAGAGTGGAAATCATTTATAACACTGAATAAGACATTGGGAAAAGAGTTGAGAGCAAGACTAGCTGTTTCAAAATACGTGCAAACTCTCTTTATTTGAGGAAAAGTATACAGTAAAAAGTTAAAAAAGGCGATGTCGCACAGCGCTAACAGTCCGCCAAAAGTGCTCAAATTAAAAGGAATACTTAACGCATCTTATTGTTTAGACGCTAAAAGGTATGAGAATGCGTATGGAAACTGCAACAGAGATCTACCAAAACATGAAGCCTGCAAATGGCCCGAGCGCGTAGGCTGGCTGCTGCAGCACAGCCGGCAGGTCTTCCGGCAAAACGTTCGGCAAAGTTTCCAAAGCCGCTCGTCGGTCGCCATCGTCACCCTGTGCCGTGGACGTGCGCCCGGTCTCGTTGACGTTTCCAGCGACGACGTCAATCATCTCTCGCACGCCCCCAGATTGACCGTCCGTCGTCCTGTATTGTCCGCCTGCAGCTGCTCCCCTAGGTAAAGGCGGAGCCAGGATTCTGTGCATCGGATTCCTTGCCTGCCATGCCGCAAAAGCTCGGTATTGGAATCGAACCGTGAGGAACGACCATGCCACGTAGGCTGTGACCAAGAGTCCGGCCACAGTGACTAGGCTGGCCGCCTCAATGATGCGGCCTTCGAGCGCTTGCTTGGAGGCGCTGTGGGTGCACAAGAAACAGCTCAGCGTGGTCACCGGTGTCAGGAGTGCGAAGAAAAACAAGTCTCCCAGCACCGCCCGCTGCGAATTGCCGTGCAGCGCCCAGTGGAAGAACTGGCGCACGCAAGAGGCTTGGCCCGCGGTAGGAAAGCGGTGGTGGCAAATTTCGCAATGATCTGTGTTTCGGGCGTTCAGCCAGCGCTCTAAGCAGATGACGTGCACGAGGCCCATGGTGCCCGAGCACCTGCACAATGACACAAGCGAGTCCTGTTGGTCTCCCTCGTGGCAAATGCGGCATATGGGTCCGCTGCTCGCCGTTACGTTGAGACAACTGGCAGGTGTCTGTGGAGGGTTGCCAGTCCACTTCGGGTCGCTTTCGAAGGCGATACTTTGGTTCGAGCTTGGAGAAGAGGCCTGAAGAACGTCCGCAGGGGGCACGATAACTATTTCCTTGTTCTTTCCTTCGCTTTCTGGGCTCGAATAAACAAAGACACTGTTACCCGTGGACGTACAAGATGGCGAAGGCTCGATGTCAGAGGGCAGTTCCCGGCTGGCACCGCGGGGCTCTGGAGACGGCGAAGGAGAGGACGACGACCAAGAGAAGTGGCAGTTCTGCTCTTCGTCGAGTATCGGAGTCTTGCTGTCGCCCTCTCGGAAGCTCCTTCTTCGACACGCACGGCTGCGCGGTATTCGGACGGCAAGTTGCCGCAGCCGCGAACAGTAGGCACCCGTCCCAGATGGTGCGGCGGCAGCTCGTGTTTGTGCTGGCGCTTCTTCGGTAAGAGCCTGGTAGCGGTCGGTAGGCATGGCGCCGTCCTTGTGCTCGCGCAAGGAAGTCCGTGGCTTTATATAGGGATCGCACTGATCGCGCGGGCACCTACGAAAAAGTTCGTGCAGCGCCTCCTGTCGGCTGCCTTAAGGTGATGCGACGCTGATATAAAGCAACCTTCTCCTTCACTTTGGCAGTTCGCTTATGCCGTTATCACTATCGGTGTATATCAGTCCCCTCAAAACATTTTCTTTGATGTACAACTCATTGAAGTGCTACCATGCGCTACCGTCTATGAATGAAACCCACGAGGCTGTAAACTACAGCGTTTATCGTCTGCGAAAAAGGAACGTGATTATGCGCACAAGCGCATATTCTTGGTTTGTAATTTTGGTCTCAATATTACGGGTGCAAAGAGAGGGCGCGAGGGGTTGAGGAGAGCAGCTTCGTCGCTTTTGCTTTCTGACATAAATACCCGTGTTCGAGAAGTGTTAACGTCTATACCTACTGCGGTATATTTACTCGTCAATGAAATTTGGAGTGCGACTGTAGTACCTACATCCGTGATAAAAAGTATACAGACCATGGATTGCGCGAATAAATGTCATTTTCTCCTCTGTCTTTGAATGCAACTTCAAAGTTAAgttgcagtccaaacttgg
Coding sequences within:
- the LOC139053108 gene encoding E3 ubiquitin-protein ligase MARCHF2-like; translated protein: MPTDRYQALTEEAPAQTRAAAAPSGTGAYCSRLRQLAVRIPRSRACRRRSFREGDSKTPILDEEQNCHFSWSSSSPSPSPEPRGASRELPSDIEPSPSCTSTGNSVFVYSSPESEGKNKEIVIVPPADVLQASSPSSNQSIAFESDPKWTGNPPQTPASCLNVTASSGPICRICHEGDQQDSLVSLCRCSGTMGLVHVICLERWLNARNTDHCEICHHRFPTAGQASCVRQFFHWALHGNSQRAVLGDLFFFALLTPVTTLSCFLCTHSASKQALEGRIIEAASLVTVAGLLVTAYVAWSFLTVRFQYRAFAAWQARNPMHRILAPPLPRGAAAGGQYRTTDGQSGGVREMIDVVAGNVNETGRTSTAQGDDGDRRAALETLPNVLPEDLPAVLQQPAYALGPFAGFMFW